A stretch of the Coprobacillus cateniformis genome encodes the following:
- a CDS encoding IS110 family transposase — MLKTVRYNCSGMDIDKNSIVATIGITNKKNNVTEYVQETFSTLNSDLFRLKNWLISYNCKDVCMESTGEYWIPIFNILEDDFNVCLTHPKYVKAIKGKKTDKKDSLWICDLFKHDLVKSSFIPPKEIRALRELCRYRYKLICMRSSERNRYQNSMTVSNIGLASVVTDPFGKTASRIMDEVLSCNILDDDKIRKLIHGSCKNKDKILESIKDCNIESDQHFKMTEAKVHMQELDQHIEACTIEIVKRASPLLDQFIHITELPGIQLTSAIIILSEIGLDMTQFENDKQLMSWAGLAPANNESANKKKSVRISKAGQYLKPVLVQCALAAIKNPDNYFVIKYNRIKKRRGHKKAIIAIARMILTSIYHMILTGETFNLSDYESFKNPTTKPKQQPEMTVESALEFLKQSGIGVSTIQNNLM, encoded by the coding sequence ATGTTAAAGACTGTTCGCTACAACTGTAGTGGTATGGATATTGACAAGAATTCTATTGTCGCTACTATTGGCATCACTAACAAGAAAAACAATGTCACTGAATATGTCCAAGAAACTTTCTCTACTTTAAATTCTGATTTGTTTCGTTTGAAAAATTGGCTTATTTCTTATAACTGTAAAGATGTCTGCATGGAATCTACTGGCGAGTATTGGATTCCTATTTTTAACATCTTAGAAGATGACTTTAACGTCTGTCTTACCCATCCTAAATACGTTAAGGCTATTAAAGGGAAGAAGACTGACAAGAAAGATTCCTTATGGATCTGTGATCTCTTTAAACATGATCTTGTTAAATCTTCTTTTATTCCGCCCAAAGAGATTCGTGCTCTTCGTGAACTATGTCGATATCGTTATAAACTTATTTGTATGCGTTCTTCTGAACGTAATCGATATCAAAATAGTATGACTGTTTCTAACATTGGCTTAGCCTCTGTTGTAACTGATCCTTTTGGTAAAACGGCTTCTCGCATCATGGATGAAGTTCTTTCTTGTAATATCCTTGATGACGATAAGATACGTAAACTTATCCATGGTAGTTGTAAAAATAAGGATAAGATTTTAGAGTCTATCAAAGATTGTAACATTGAAAGTGATCAACATTTCAAAATGACGGAAGCTAAAGTTCATATGCAGGAACTAGATCAACACATTGAAGCTTGTACAATAGAAATAGTAAAACGCGCTTCTCCACTATTGGATCAATTTATACATATTACAGAACTTCCAGGAATTCAATTAACATCAGCGATTATCATCCTTTCAGAAATTGGTTTAGATATGACACAATTTGAAAATGATAAACAACTTATGTCTTGGGCAGGATTAGCTCCTGCGAATAACGAAAGTGCCAATAAAAAGAAATCCGTTCGCATTTCTAAAGCTGGTCAATATCTCAAACCAGTACTTGTACAATGTGCACTAGCCGCTATCAAAAATCCAGATAATTACTTTGTGATCAAATATAATCGCATCAAGAAAAGACGAGGACACAAGAAAGCTATTATCGCTATTGCGAGAATGATACTTACCAGTATCTATCATATGATTCTTACAGGTGAGACCTTTAATCTTTCCGATTATGAATCCTTTAAAAATCCAACAACAAAGCCAAAACAACAACCAGAAATGACAGTAGAATCAGCCTTAGAATTTCTCAAACAATCAGGAATAGGCGTTTCGACAATTCAGAATAATCTAATGTAA
- a CDS encoding NAD-dependent epimerase/dehydratase family protein yields MIKILFTGGTGLIGINIVPILKTKYNIYAPTRNELNLLDTKAVEKYVKDNCFDIIIHSANPNPIKNILDQNATMLENSLRCFMNFYRVREYCKKLIFIGSGAELDKSKSMIQISETDFDRSIPKDEYGFAKYIMSHLALSSENVYNLRLFACYGPGDWESKFITHCIHSVLSNQDITIHQNCIFDYIQVYDLANILSYFIENKPKYHDYNIASGSRYTLVEIAEKVLDIMDSNLKINILKDGMNNEYTPDISRLLDEIGDYQFIQLDEGIKLQIESELEKN; encoded by the coding sequence ATGATTAAAATACTATTTACAGGAGGTACTGGGTTAATTGGAATTAACATAGTACCAATTTTAAAAACTAAATATAATATTTATGCTCCAACAAGAAACGAATTAAATTTATTAGACACTAAGGCAGTTGAGAAATATGTTAAAGATAATTGTTTTGATATTATAATTCATAGTGCTAATCCTAACCCAATAAAAAATATTTTAGATCAAAATGCAACAATGTTAGAGAATAGTTTGCGATGTTTTATGAATTTTTATCGAGTAAGAGAATACTGTAAAAAATTAATATTTATTGGATCAGGTGCTGAATTAGATAAAAGTAAATCTATGATTCAAATTAGTGAGACAGACTTTGACCGATCAATTCCAAAAGATGAATATGGTTTTGCTAAGTACATAATGTCACATTTAGCTTTAAGTAGTGAAAATGTTTATAATCTAAGACTGTTTGCGTGCTATGGACCTGGAGATTGGGAATCAAAATTTATAACTCATTGTATTCATAGTGTTTTATCTAATCAAGATATAACAATACATCAGAACTGTATTTTCGATTATATTCAAGTATATGACTTAGCAAATATATTATCTTATTTTATTGAGAATAAACCTAAATATCATGATTACAACATAGCAAGTGGTTCTAGATATACTCTTGTCGAAATTGCTGAAAAAGTTTTAGATATTATGGATAGCAATTTAAAGATTAATATATTAAAAGATGGGATGAATAATGAGTATACTCCTGATATTTCAAGATTATTGGATGAAATAGGAGATTATCAATTTATTCAATTAGATGAAGGTATAAAATTACAGATTGAAAGTGAATTGGAGAAAAATTAA